Genomic window (Pongo abelii isolate AG06213 chromosome 4, NHGRI_mPonAbe1-v2.0_pri, whole genome shotgun sequence):
CCACAGCTCCTCCTTCCTGGGAGCTGGCTCCATAACTTGATTTTCCCCAAACGTGTTGCAATCCCTGCTGCCCTTTAGCCACCCAGGGGCTTGTGTGGGTATGAGTGTAGAGGATGGGGGTATGCCAGGCCTGAGCCGTCCCAGGCAGGCCCGCTGGACCCTGATGCTACTCCTATCCACTGCCATGTATGGTGCCCATGCCCCATTGCTGGCACTGTGCCATGTGGACGGCCGAGTGCCCTTCCGGCCCTCCTCAGCCGTGCTGCTGACTGAGCTGACCAAGCTACTGTTATGCGCCTTCTCCCTTCTGGTCGGCTGGCAAGCATGGCCCCAGGGGGCCCCACCCTGGCGCCAGGCTGCTCCCTTCGCACTATCAGCCCTGCTCTATGGCGCTAACAACAACCTGGTGATCTATCTTCAGCGTTACATGGACCCCAGCACCTACCAGGTGCTGAGTAATCTCAAGATTGGAAGCACGGCTGTGCTCTACTGCCTCTGCCTCCGGCACCGCCTCTCTGTGCGTCAGGGGTTAGCACTGCTGCTGTTGATGGCTGCAGGGGCCTGCTATGCAGCAGGGGGCCTTCAAGTTCCCGGGAACACCCTTCCCCGTCCCCCTCCAGCAGCTGCTGCCAGCCCCATGCCCCTGCATATCACTCCGCTAGGCCTGCTGCTCCTCATCCTATACTGCCTCATCTCAGGCTTGTCTTCAGTGTACACAGAGCTGCTCATGAAGCGACAGCAGCTGCCGCTAGCACTTCAGAACCTCTTCCTCTACACTTTTGGTGTGCTCCTGAATCTAGGTCTGCATGCTGGCGGCGGCCCCGGCCCAGGCCTCCTGGAAGGTTTCTCAGGATGGGCAGCACTTGTGGTGCTGAGCCAGGCACTAAATGGACTGCTCATGTCCGTTGTCATGAAGCATGGCAGCAGCATCACACGCCTCTTTGTGGTGTCCTGCTCACTGGTGGTCAATGCCGTGCTCTCAGCAGTCCTGCTACGGCTGCAGCTCACAGCCGCCTTCTTCCTGGCCACATTGCTCATTGGCCTGGCCATGCGCCTGTACTATGGCAGCCGCTAGTCCCTGACAACTTCCACCCTGATTCCGGACCCTGTGGATTGGGCGCCACCACCAGATCCCCATCCCAggccttcctccccctcccatcaGCAGCCCTGTAACAAGTGCCTTGTGAGAAAAGCTGGAGAAGTGAGGGCAGCCAGGTTATTCTCTGGAGATCGGTGGATGAAGGGGTACCCCTAGGAGACGTGAAGTGTGGGTTTGGTTGAGGAAATGCTTACCATCCCCTACCCCCAACCAAGTTCTTCCAGACTAAAGAATTAAGATAACATCAATACCTAGGCCTGAGAAATGACCCCATCCTTGTTGGGCAGCTCCCTGCCTTGTCCTGAATGAACAGAGTTGATGAAAGTGGGGTGTAGGCAACAAGTGGCTTTCCTTGCCTACTTTAGTCACCCAGCAGAGCCACTGGAGCTGGCTAGTCCAGCCCAGCCATGGTGCATGACTCTTCCATAAGGGATCCTCACCCTTCCACTTAATGCAAGAAGGCCCAGTTGCCACAGATTATACAATCATTACCCCAGCCACTCTGACAGTCTCCCCCAGTTCCAGCAATGCCTAGAGACATGCTCCCTGCCCTTTCCACAGTGCTGCTCCCCACACCTAGCCTTTGTTCTGGAAACCCCAGAGAGGGCTGGGCTTGACTCATCTCAGGGAATGTAGCCCCTGGGCCCTGGCTTAAGCCGACACTCCTCACCTCTCTGTTCACCCTGAGGGCCATCTTGAAGCCCGCTACCCACTCTGAGGCTCCTAGGAGGTACCATGCTTCCCACTCTGGGGCCTGCCCCTGCCTAGCAGTCTCCCAGCTCCCAACAGCCTGGGGAAGCTCTGCACAGAGTAACCTGAGACCAGGTACAGGAAACCTGTAGCTCAATCAGTGTCTCTTTAACTGCATTAGCAATAAGGTCTTAATAAAGTCTTCTAGGCTGTAGGGTGGTTCCTACAACCACAGCCATGATTGTCTTGTGTCTTCTGTCTGCACAACTCCCCTCAAACAATTTTGTTCCTCTGGGGTCCTGAGTATCTTAATTCTGGGATAACTTTTAGACtaagaaaaaattgttttctccAAGCTGTTGCCAGTGGCATTATTTCCTGTGAGAGTTCCATGGAACTGAGACATTTCCCTGTCACAGAGCTTTTGAAATTTCCCTGGAGCACAAAACTTGGGCCCAGGGAAATGTGGAGGGAGTCTTGGGAACAGCAGGTGCTGGGCCAAGCAGGGCAAACCAGACTCTAGGCCGGAAAACTCTAAGAAGCCaatgtggttttggttttcatttcctCTGGTTCCCTTACAATTTCTGCCTGTCATCTGTCTTAAAATCATGGCCAGGGGAATGTTAGGCCCTGATTCTGTGATAGAATATGTGGTGagtttctaaaaaaaacaaaggcGGGTGGGGAGGGGGGGTGCCCTAGGCCTATCTCAGACCTATTAAAGCAGAATCTTAGGGAGTAGTGTTTGggaatctttttcttctttctcttaagCTCCCTAGGTGGTTCTGATGCACACAGAAGCTTGGAAGCCACTACTGTGCAGTGTAGAACTATGGACAG
Coding sequences:
- the SLC35A4 gene encoding probable UDP-sugar transporter protein SLC35A4 — protein: MSVEDGGMPGLSRPRQARWTLMLLLSTAMYGAHAPLLALCHVDGRVPFRPSSAVLLTELTKLLLCAFSLLVGWQAWPQGAPPWRQAAPFALSALLYGANNNLVIYLQRYMDPSTYQVLSNLKIGSTAVLYCLCLRHRLSVRQGLALLLLMAAGACYAAGGLQVPGNTLPRPPPAAAASPMPLHITPLGLLLLILYCLISGLSSVYTELLMKRQQLPLALQNLFLYTFGVLLNLGLHAGGGPGPGLLEGFSGWAALVVLSQALNGLLMSVVMKHGSSITRLFVVSCSLVVNAVLSAVLLRLQLTAAFFLATLLIGLAMRLYYGSR